The following is a genomic window from Mycolicibacterium sp. TY81.
GTTGTGTGCGACACCCGGCGCCGATGCCCCAACGGCAGCCGCCTTGACCGGCTTCGGCTTCGACTTCGCGGCCTCCCCGCGCGGCGACTGGCCCTTCGGGCTGTCATCGGCAGCTGGGCCGGTCGCCGGCTTGCCGCTGCCCGTCGGGTGCTGCCCGGCCTTCTTGCCCTTGCCGCGCTTCGGCGCATCGGCTTGTTTCGGCGTATCCGAATCCGAGTCCTTCTTGGTTCCCGCCGGGTCCTTCTGGCTCACCGGCTTCTTGTCGTCGGGCTCAGCCTTGGGCGTGTCCTTGACCGCGGGCGTCTTCACTTCGGGCTCGACGTTCGCGGGCTCCTTCGGGTTTGTCGCTTTCTCATCCACCGGCTTCACCTCGGGCTCGGCCGCGGTTTCCTTGGCCGGTTCCTTGGCAGGTTCCTTCACCGCGTCCGGTCCGTCGGCGTCCTTGACGTCAGTGCCCTTGGCCGGGGCGACCTTCACGCCGGTCGTCGGCTCCGGTTTCGTCGCAGCCGTCGCCTTCGGCGAGCCCAGTTCCGCCGCAGCATCTTTCATGGTGGCCACTGCCTTCAGCGCCGCCGTCGGGTTCACCGCGGCGACCGATGCCGGCGGCCGGATGATGTCGCCGATCTTCTGGATGACGTTCGAGATGCCCGCAACCACGGCCTTCGTCACGTCGACCGCGGTGTTGGCCACCCACTTCACGCCCTGCACCACAGCGTTCGCCACCCATTTGACCGTGTTGACCACGGCTTGCGTCACCGCCTTGGTGACGTCGACGAACGCATTCCAGGCAGCGTCAGCGACTTTCACCACGGCTTGCCCGATCTTGACGACGGTGTCCACGACCGCGCCTATCGCCAGCCGCACCGCGGCCAGGATCCGCGCCGCGATGCCTTCGACGCCCCCGACACCGTTGAGCCGCAGGATTTCCTGCGCGATGACGAACGCAGCTTCCTTCGGAATCCAGTCCGCGTAGAAGACGCCGAACTTGCCGCTGCCGGGTTGATCGTCGCGCGTGGTGTAGATGAAGATCGGCCCACCGTAGAACTGGCCATTCGTGGACATCGTCTGCCAGGTTTCGATGAGGTTCTTGATGAACTCGGCTTGCGTGTGCTCGCTGACGTTGTTGGTCGGCACCCCGTACTCGGTGATCCAGATCTTCTTGAGGCCGTCACCGTTGGCCGCCATGAGGTCGTAGATCTTCTGAATCTGGGTGAACGGCGACAAGAGGACGTTCTCGCCGTCGGAGAACTTCAACGTCTCCTGGTACGGGTGAAAGGCCAGCGCGTCGAAGTAATTCTTGGCCCCGGCGGCGTACATCGCGTTCACGTAGTCCACTGGGTTCATCGTGACGCCGCCGAACGTGAAGACGCTGCCGAGCCCGGCCGCGATGACAGTCGCGGTCGGGTCGGCCGCCTTGATCGCCGGGTAGGCAGCCTTCAACAACTCGGTGTAGCTCGACGGCGAGATCGGGTCGTAGAAACAGACGCAGTTGACCTCGTTCCACACCTCGTAGGCCGAGATCGTCTTGCCGTACCGGGTCGCGACCTGCGTCATGAAATTCGCGTAGGCGACGGGGTCGGGCGTCTTGGCCCCGGGGAAGTTACCGTCCGTGCCGGCCCAAACCGGCGTGCTGTTGACCATCGCGAGGACGCCCATGTTGCGAGCCTTCGCCGCATTCATGATGTCGTCGATCGGCGCCCAGTTGTACTGGTTCGGCAGCGGCTGCGTGTACACCCACGGGATGTAGACCCGGACGTCCTGGACGCCCATGGATTGCAGCATGTCCAGCGTGGTGTCGATGTCCTGCTTCGACATGCCGTACAGGCTGGAGTCGGCCATACCGAATGGTCGACGGTGCCGAGACGATCTCGGCGGTGGGCGTCACCGCGGTCCGGGTCACCGGCTCCACCAGTTGTGCCGCGTAGGCGCAGACGACGGCCAGGGGAATCAATACGGTCATCACCCGGTGCACTGCCCTGCAGCCGAGTCGGCCGATCCGTCCAGCCACCAACGCCCCCTTTTAAAGTGCCGCCCGCGCAACGCGTAATCGCCAAGCAAGGCAAATTTACGTCCGCGGATGGTAACCCGTGGGCGATTTGCCGGAGTCGGCTCACCCACCGCACGTCAGCGGCGTGAGGCAGTACCACCTACCGGCGGCGGATACCCGTTATTCGCCGGCCCGCAGTAATTGACGACACTGGCATAAATCTTTGCCAGAAGCGCTGCGGCAGTCGTTCACAACTGTTAATTTTCTGTCTGTACTGCGGCGCGACACCCGTCTGCCAGACTGCAGTGCGGTAATGCCGCAGTAGCGGTCGATCTGCCGGGGCCCGATGGCCGCGCGGCGTGACTATGGAGGACCCGAAATGGCTGGTGCACACCGTCGCCCGCAACGCCGGAACTTGGCGGTATCGACGTGGCTGGGCACCGGAGTCGCGGCGGTCGGCGTCAGCGCGGCACTCCTCGGTGGCGCGGCTGTCGCGAGCGCTGCCCCGTCGACCGACTCCGAGTCCGCCGCGTCGTCCGCGCCGGCACAGGCCAAGAAGCCGCCCGCCCAGAAGCCCGCCAAGAACAAGAAGAAGGACACGGCCGCTGTTGCGGACGCGTCGGACACAAAGGCCGCGTCGGACACCAAGCCCGCTTCGGACACCCAGCCCGCCGACACCAAGGCCGCGGACGGCGACAACGACGCGAAGCCCGCCCGCAATCGCCGCACGAAGGCCGACAACACCGGCCGCTCGGCGACCGCCCCGAACGCCGGGACCGTCGCGAAGCTCCCCTCGGCCGCCGCCCAGGCGGTGACGAACAACCCGTCGACGAAGAACCCGCTCAAGTCGGCCGCCGCGGTGAAGCCGGCCACGGACACCGCAGCCAAGGACACGGCCTCGCCGGCAGCCGCGACGCCTGCCGCCGCGGCGACGCCGTCGCCGGCACCGGCCGCCACCCCGCCGGTCACCGTCGCGGCAGCCGAAACATCCACGGCTGCAATCACTTCGATTCCGAACACCGCCGCGAAGGCGCTCAGCAGCGTCACCTCGCCGACGGCCCCCGCCAACATATCCGGACTGCTGTCGGTACTCGCGGCCGTCGGCCAGGCGCTCGGCGCCGCCACCCTGGCCACAGAGGAGACCCTGGCCGCGTCCGTGGTCGGCACGACCAAAACCGTGAGCAAGCTGCTGGGCATCACGCCCGCCCTGGCCACCCCCACCGAAAAGACCAGTGCCGCATCGACTCTCACCCCGGCACCCACCGAGACGTGGCAGCCGGGACAGACTGTCACCGCGGACGAGTACATCAACACCGCGCTGACGGAGATCGCGCAGGCGCGCACGCTCCTCGGCACCAGTTGGGTCAACGGGTACTCCCGGTACGAGTTGCGGATGGCGGCCACCTATCTCACGACGTACCAGGCGAACCAGCAGACTCTGATGGACGCGTACGCGGCCAACCCGACCGCGACGAACCTGAGTGCGCTGAAGTCGAACGAGGCGCTGATCGGCAAGGCCGTGACCGCGCTGAAGACCGCGCGTTATTGGTCGGCGAATCGCGACATCAAGGCCATCATCGTCGACGCCACCACCAACGCCCGCATCTACGCCTCGGTTCCGCTGTCCATGTACGCGGGCGTCGAGCCGATCGTCACCATCTCGGTGAACGGCGGGCCGAGCATCAAGGTGCTGGTGGACACCGGATCGTCCGGGCTGGTGGTCAATGCCAAGAACGTCGGCCAGACCGGGCTCGGCAATTCGGTAGGTACCGGCACCGGCGCCTACAGCGGCGGGCTGACCTACACCTACAACACCTACAACACCACGGTGAACTTCGGTAATGGCCTCGTCACGACGCCTGTCCCGGTCGACGTCATCACCGACCCGGCTCAGCAGACCGCATTCGCCAACTTCCTGAAGTACAACGGGGTCGTCGGTGTCCTCGGTGTCGGCACCAATGCGGTGGGCCCCGGCCCGGGACTGGTCACCACCGGCCTGCCCGGCGCGCTGAAGAACGGCATCTACATCGACGAGGCCAGCAAGACGCTGACCTTCGGCCCCAACCCGCTGCCGGCGCGCGTCAGCACGTCGGGTTCGCCGAACGTGATCGGTTCGATAACCATCAACGGGGTCAACACACCGATCAATCTGCTCATCGACTCGGGTGGCGTCTACGGCACCATCCCGTCGACGCTGGTGAACTCCTCCCAGATGACCGCTGTCAACGGTACCGACGGCACGGTGAGCTACTACCTGCTGAACGCGGGCACGCCGATCTCGGTGTACGACGCCGACGGCAACCTGCTGTACTCGTACACCACCACCTCGACGTTCCGGCCGACGGTGACCACCGACGACTACAACGCCGAACTGTCGAACACCGGCGCAATGCCGTTCCTGCACAACCGGATCTACATCGACTACTCCACCGCAAACGGATCGACGGTCTTCGACCTGTAGTCGTAGCTCGAAATCGTCCACTGTTCCGCCGCACTCCGCGGCGGAACGGGGGGGCGGCTGACACGTCGAATTTCGGTCCGCCATACCCAATCATCAGGCGGTTCGCGCGGGGTTAACAAAATACGCGATCCCGCGTTGCGGAACTGACGCGCCCATTAGTCTTCTCGCACGTGGTCGCCGGTTAACGTAGTCCA
Proteins encoded in this region:
- a CDS encoding PecA family PE domain-processing aspartic protease; this translates as MAGAHRRPQRRNLAVSTWLGTGVAAVGVSAALLGGAAVASAAPSTDSESAASSAPAQAKKPPAQKPAKNKKKDTAAVADASDTKAASDTKPASDTQPADTKAADGDNDAKPARNRRTKADNTGRSATAPNAGTVAKLPSAAAQAVTNNPSTKNPLKSAAAVKPATDTAAKDTASPAAATPAAAATPSPAPAATPPVTVAAAETSTAAITSIPNTAAKALSSVTSPTAPANISGLLSVLAAVGQALGAATLATEETLAASVVGTTKTVSKLLGITPALATPTEKTSAASTLTPAPTETWQPGQTVTADEYINTALTEIAQARTLLGTSWVNGYSRYELRMAATYLTTYQANQQTLMDAYAANPTATNLSALKSNEALIGKAVTALKTARYWSANRDIKAIIVDATTNARIYASVPLSMYAGVEPIVTISVNGGPSIKVLVDTGSSGLVVNAKNVGQTGLGNSVGTGTGAYSGGLTYTYNTYNTTVNFGNGLVTTPVPVDVITDPAQQTAFANFLKYNGVVGVLGVGTNAVGPGPGLVTTGLPGALKNGIYIDEASKTLTFGPNPLPARVSTSGSPNVIGSITINGVNTPINLLIDSGGVYGTIPSTLVNSSQMTAVNGTDGTVSYYLLNAGTPISVYDADGNLLYSYTTTSTFRPTVTTDDYNAELSNTGAMPFLHNRIYIDYSTANGSTVFDL